The Silene latifolia isolate original U9 population chromosome X, ASM4854445v1, whole genome shotgun sequence genome contains the following window.
GGACCAGTAGCGTGATTGCGTGTCTCGTAGAGGATTTCCGACGCCATTATTAACGGCGACGGTGATGAACGGTGGTTTTGGCGGCGGAGGAGGGAGATGCGACGCCGGGGGACGGTGGTTTAGGCGGTGGTTGCAGCGTGTGTAATATGGGCTATAGAAAAGGGTCGGTTCATTTAGCATTCAGAGACAAGAGTAGAGTGATCGTGAAGAATAGTTGATGTCCGTGGTCAGAGTCAGACCCGTGAACTTCAACATTTGGATCGTACAGGATCTAATTGTAAATTGTGGAAAAGCTGATCAAGAGACGTACCGTTTGAGAGACCCGGTCTATCCGACCATTTTATTTGCCAATTACATATTTTATATCGATGATCAGTGGCATAATTAGATGAATTTAGGTTAAGTGTCCTATATATAAACTCAATAACACAATCAATAGAAATTTGTGGGTTCTTTTGTAGCAAAATGGGTACATTTTGTACTTGAAATCACACTTTTGACATTTTGTACTTGAAATCATACTTTTGACATTGCAAAATTTCGGAACTTGTGAGTCTTGAAACCCACACTACTATATATACCTACTTGTGACTTGTGAGTCTTGAGACCCACACTACTATATGTACCTACTTGTGACTTGTGAGTTTTGAGAACTACACTACTATATATACCTACTTGTGACTTGTGAGTCTTGAGAAACACACTACTATATGACATCCCAGGTTTTTGAAAAGAATCACGCCCTAAAAAGGGTGGTTGACCTGATGTATGTTGTTTGTAGGCTATAACGTATACTCGAGGTTAACATAGTGCGCACCAAAGATAGTAGTTGAGGGTTCGCTCGTCTTCCAAAAAAAATATACTTTGTTATTGAAAAGAAAAGACATCCAGGATATTGTCAAAGTGTTACCACCGAACTCGTTATAGTTCGACACTCAATCCCTTAAACACACAAACTTATGGACAGTCGTGATGATGTTGGTGGTCGTTGGTGGGTGATTGTGGTGGTTGGCGGTGAAGTTGGTGGTTGAAGGGTGGGCAGTACGCCAGCATAGATAGTTTGAGTAGAAGTAGAAAATGAGAATTAGAGAAAATTATGGGTATTTTCATCATAAAAAGATAAAATAGGTGTTTAAGAGCAATTTATAAGGCATTTTCACTTTCTACATGAGAACCTTTTTTTGTAACAAAAAGGCGTTCGATTTACCATAAATCCATAATTCACGATAAAGAGTTTCGAAAGCCCGACTAAAATTATTCTATCTCGTGGGAAGAACTATGATCAGTCAAACTTTAAACTTTGTTTGACCAATAATCCAATACCTTTTTCTTGCGAGTTCCGAATGTGATCTTTTATTTCATACATTTTAGTTTGTGTAAAAACAAATACATAAATAATTTGTGTCTTATTTTGTCAAGGTGCTTAGGACTGCGGTTCAAATCCTATCGACAACAAACTTTCCTCCTTTTCATGATTCCATCTCAAAAAACCCATACTTTCTAATCCCCCGAACTACCTGAGAACGCAACTAAATGAATCCCAAGGCCTACGATCAGCCAACGTCGCCGGCGACGGAAAACTCCGAATCACAAACACAGCCACCGCCAAATCCGCCGTCTACGGCGGCGATGGCGGCTGTGGTGGAACTGGTCGACACACTAAATCAACGCAAAACTTACAGAGAAGTCACCCTTGCTCTCGGATCCGGACTCAGAGACGCACGCGCTGAGTTCTCCTTTCTTCGAGTTCGCGGTCTTCGTCGTCTTCTCAAGTTTCTTCGTTCCGTCGCTGATTCCGATTCGACTATTGAACTCTTCTGCCTTACGCAATCTCTCGCTTACCTTCAAGGTATCCAAACTTGTTCATTTTTGAGTTCTTCAATTTTAATCAAATTGTGTTTATTTGATTGTTGATTAGTTTTTGAAATTCGGTGATTAATGCTGTGTGAATTTGAGAAATTGATGATGTATTGCTGGTTAAATTACTGAATGAATTTAGGTATGATTGAGAATTTTCATTTTTAGTTGATTAGGtaattggaatttggtgtttAGTTCTGTGTAAATTGAGAAATCGGCGTTATTTTTGTTATGGATAGGTGTTTTTTATGTAATACTGGTTAAACTGCTGATTTAATTTAGGTATGATTGAGATTGtatcattgtttatttgattgttGATTAGTTAGTTGAAATTCGATGCTTAATGTTGTGTGAATTGGGGGAACGAGCGTTATTTTGTTACGAATATGGCGTTTATGATGTAATGCTGGTTAATTTACTGAATTAGTTTAGGTCTGAGTGAGATTGTCTCTTTGTTTATGTGATTGTCGATTAGGTAGTTGAAATTCAATCCTTAATGCTATGTGAAATTGAGAAGCGAACGCTATGTTTACTACGGATATGGTGCTTATGATGCTACTCTTTTCTATATTACTGACTGAATTTAGGTATGGTTGAGATTTAACCCTCCCAGAGTATATTTCTTGGCATCCTTTTTCCCCCAAACAATCAAATAGTTAATTTTTCAACCTAGGGTTTGAAAAAAAGGAAAATTGGAGTTTCTCTTGCAATCAATTTCAAAAGGTTCAATTGCTCAATAAGACCATTTGGTAGTGTTAAAACAACTTGAGGAAGGTTAATCGAAGAAAATCAAGCTCAAGAAGGGAGTTTACTTGCTTGAATCTAATTGTTGATTAGTTAGTTGAGATTCAATCAGTGTGAATTTGAGAAATGGACGTTATTTTTACTACACGGATGTGGTATTTGTATTGCAACGTGAGACCCAAATTACTGCTTTAAATTAGGTACAATTGAGATCGTAAGTTGTAACTGCGTATTTAATTCCGAGGTTATTTTTCTTGTTGTAGGATGAACTTGTAACTATTTTGTGAAATAAACGCTAGTTTAACCATTGTGTTTAATGATGGCATTTGAAAACTAAAAATTCTCATGTCAGATGTGGTTGATTAACGTATGAGAAGCTTATCTCTTGAAAGTTGAAACTGGTTGATTATTGCGTGTGTCTGTGTGGAGCTAGTTTTGCTTTGCGTGTAATAGGTTGCCAGCTTAGAGTTGACATCTTTTGTAATTGAAATGCACCTTATTAGAGAATATTATATGCAAAAATATTGCAATGTGAAGATATTTTGTGTGTGCAATTTCTGCAATTGTTTTAATATGATGATTTGCCAAGACTCTTCCTTTTGGATGTCTTTAATCGAAATATTGAATAGGGTTCCCACATTGTTGAATGATGTAGTAAACTGTTGGCCATGTGTGATCAGTGGTACCTGTTCTGTTTCAACATTCACTTAAAGACACGGAAGAAGACAGAGTTACTAGTTTGGATCATATATTCACTGTGGAGCCTATGAAGCTGAGAACCCCTTCATCTGATGCTGAAGTAGCACTAGCACTTCGAGTGCTTGAAGGATGCTGCTTGATTCACAGGCAAAGTACTGTCTTGGCTCACCAGTACAAAGCGATTCCGGTATCACATCCCCCGTGGCTCAATTGATTTTAACTTTCTTTTTATGGCATTACTGTTGGAAGTTTTGAAAAGCTCTGTACTTTTATAGTACATGGTATGAAGAGGTTAGTTTTGTATTTCACAGAGAAGGAACTGAAGATTTCTTGAAGCGAAAATCAATTGGGAGAAATCAAAATGGTTGTTTTTATGGGTCTGAAACTGACTTATAGATCTTTAACCTAAAAATATGGTCGAAAATAAAACATACTTGAGCAGCTACAAAAACAGCCATAGAATATTCTTAGTCTCCGCATGAAGTTTTCATCTAGTTATTTGGCACTGTCATCTGAAGTTAGTATGAATGCTAAATGTTCTGCTCTC
Protein-coding sequences here:
- the LOC141618557 gene encoding uncharacterized protein LOC141618557; this encodes MNPKAYDQPTSPATENSESQTQPPPNPPSTAAMAAVVELVDTLNQRKTYREVTLALGSGLRDARAEFSFLRVRGLRRLLKFLRSVADSDSTIELFCLTQSLAYLQVVPVLFQHSLKDTEEDRVTSLDHIFTVEPMKLRTPSSDAEVALALRVLEGCCLIHRQSTVLAHQYKAIPVLMNILSTRGVLEQGSCLDALIALMLDSSANQMDFETCNGIEEVAAIIRDKQVDENLRMKCGEFLLLLIGHIDARDMQPMATVHDDIRRLLGEKSASLIWAASQFGSTLDPEERLTALHIQARRVLESLDLFGI